One Vanessa cardui chromosome 4, ilVanCard2.1, whole genome shotgun sequence genomic window carries:
- the LOC124544213 gene encoding homeobox protein CDX-1 isoform X1, whose protein sequence is MVNYVNPLAMYQGKGGQYGAGGWYGWQHQNFEEQQWCAWNGTPAGGEWPSDPHHFKREPGERDIAEMPSPARGDLASPGEGSPGSRPSQPPAPPRSPYEWMKKPSYQSQPNPAGKTRTKDKYRVVYSDHQRLELEKEFHYSRYITIRRKAELAVSLGLSERQVKIWFQNRRAKERKQVKKREEVVMKEKGDHASLQHAQLHHATMLHHQQMMNGMMHHHHYHQGVLQGVPEPLVPGVAPVPLL, encoded by the exons ATGGTGAATTACGTTAATCCGCTCGCCATGTACCAGGGCAAGGGCGGACAGTACGGCGCGGGGGGATGGTACGGGTGGCAACATCAAAACTTTGAAGAGCAGCAATGGTGCGCTTGGAACGGAACTCCGGCGGGAGGCGAATGGCCATCGGATCCTCATCATTTCAAGAGAGAGCCAGGAGAAAGAGATATAGCCGAAATGCCATCTCCTGCTCGAGGGGACCTAGCTAGTCCAGGAGAAGGTTCGCCTGGGTCGAGGCCCTCACAGCCGCCGGCTCCGCCGCGCTCGCCTTACGAATGGATGAAAAAACCAAGTTATCAGTCACAGCCCAATCcag CAGGGAAAACACGCACGAAAGATAAATATCGGGTGGTGTACAGCGACCACCAGCGGCTGGAGTTAGAAAAGGAGTTCCACTACAGCCGATACATCACTATACGACGGAAGGCAGAGCTCGCTGTTAGCCTTGGACTCTCTGAAAGACAA GTAAAAATTTGGTTCCAAAACCGCCGCGCGAAGGAGCGAAAACAGGTAAAGAAACGTGAGGAAGTCGTGATGAAGGAGAAGGGCGACCACGCATCCCTTCAACACGCACAGTTGCACCATGCGACTATGTTGCATCATCAGCAGATGATGAACGGCATGATGCACCATCATCACTATCACCAAGGCGTCCTCCAAGGGGTGCCCGAACCTCTAGTGCCGGGCGTAGCGCCTGTTCCTCTCCTGTGA
- the LOC124544213 gene encoding homeobox protein CDX-1 isoform X2: MVNYVNPLAMYQGKGGQYGAGGWYGWQHQNFEEQQWCAWNGTPAGGEWPSDPHHFKREPGERDIAEMPSPARGDLASPGEGSPGSRPSQPPAPPRSPYEWMKKPSYQSQPNPGKTRTKDKYRVVYSDHQRLELEKEFHYSRYITIRRKAELAVSLGLSERQVKIWFQNRRAKERKQVKKREEVVMKEKGDHASLQHAQLHHATMLHHQQMMNGMMHHHHYHQGVLQGVPEPLVPGVAPVPLL; the protein is encoded by the exons ATGGTGAATTACGTTAATCCGCTCGCCATGTACCAGGGCAAGGGCGGACAGTACGGCGCGGGGGGATGGTACGGGTGGCAACATCAAAACTTTGAAGAGCAGCAATGGTGCGCTTGGAACGGAACTCCGGCGGGAGGCGAATGGCCATCGGATCCTCATCATTTCAAGAGAGAGCCAGGAGAAAGAGATATAGCCGAAATGCCATCTCCTGCTCGAGGGGACCTAGCTAGTCCAGGAGAAGGTTCGCCTGGGTCGAGGCCCTCACAGCCGCCGGCTCCGCCGCGCTCGCCTTACGAATGGATGAAAAAACCAAGTTATCAGTCACAGCCCAATCcag GGAAAACACGCACGAAAGATAAATATCGGGTGGTGTACAGCGACCACCAGCGGCTGGAGTTAGAAAAGGAGTTCCACTACAGCCGATACATCACTATACGACGGAAGGCAGAGCTCGCTGTTAGCCTTGGACTCTCTGAAAGACAA GTAAAAATTTGGTTCCAAAACCGCCGCGCGAAGGAGCGAAAACAGGTAAAGAAACGTGAGGAAGTCGTGATGAAGGAGAAGGGCGACCACGCATCCCTTCAACACGCACAGTTGCACCATGCGACTATGTTGCATCATCAGCAGATGATGAACGGCATGATGCACCATCATCACTATCACCAAGGCGTCCTCCAAGGGGTGCCCGAACCTCTAGTGCCGGGCGTAGCGCCTGTTCCTCTCCTGTGA